CCCGCAGCTGCGCGACGCCGCCGTGGCCACCGGCTACTCGCCGCGCGGTCTCTTCTGGCGTGTCGACCTGCCGCTCGCGGTGCCCGTGCTCGTCTCGGGCGTGCGCGTGGTCACGGTGTCGACGATCAGCCTCGTCACCCTCGGGGCGCTGATCGGTGTGCCGGGCCTCGGCACGCTGCTCACCGACGGCTTCCAGCGCGGCATCGCCGCCGAGGTGTGGACCGGTGTCATCACGACCGCGGTGCTCGCGCTGCTGCTCGACGCGGCAGTGCTCGGGATCGGGCGCGCGCTCGCGCCGTGGACGCGAAGGGTGCGATCGTGACGCCCGCGGCGCTCGGGCTGTTCGGCGAGGCGCTCGCCTGGCTCGTCGACCCCGCGCACTGGAGCGGGGCGGGCGGCATCCCGAACCGCGCCCTGCAGCACCTCGGCGTGACCGCTCTCGCCCTCGTCATCGCCGCGGCGGTCGCCCTGCCCGCGGGGGTGCTCATCGGGCACACGCGGCGCGGATCCGGCCTCGTCGGCGGCCTCACGGGAGCCGCGCGCGCCCTCCCCACCCTCGGTCTGCTCACCCTCTTCGGGCTCGCGTTCGGCATCGGCCTCACGGCCCCGCTGCTCGCGCTCGTCGTGCTCGCCGTCCCCTCGCTGCTCGCCGGCGCCTACGCGGGCGTGCAGGCGATCGACGCCGCCGTGCCCGCCGCCGCGAAGGCCGTCGGCTTCAGCCCGGCGCAGGTGATCCTGCGCGTCGAGCTGCCGCTCTCGCTGCCCGTCATGGTCGGCGGCATCCGGGCCGCCACGCTGCAGGTCGTGTCCACCGCCACGCTCGCCGCGTACACCGCCGACATCGGCCTCGGCCGCTACCTCTTCGCCGGCCTCAAATCGAGGGACTACGCCCAGATGCTCGCCGGCGCGCTGCTCGTCGTCGTGATCACGCTGCTGCTCGAACTGCTGCTCGCCGCCTGCCAGCGGGTCGCGACGGCCCGCTTCGGGCGCCCCGGATCCCGCGCCCCGCGATCCCGCGCCCAGCGATCCCGAACCGCCGACGGCGAACCCGCCGCTCCGACCCCAGCCACCTCAACCATTCACCGAGAGGAAGCCCGATCATGACCGCTCGCCCTCAGCCCCACACCCCCGCCCGGCCGCTCGGCCGCCGCACCTGGCGCCGCACCGCGATCGCCGCCGGCGCGCTCGCGCTCTCGGCGGCGCTGCTCACCGCCTGCGGAGGAGGCGGCGACCCGCTCGCCGAGCCCGGCGCCGAACCCACCGCCGGCGACGCCATCGTGATCGGCTCGCAGGACTACTACTCCAACGAGATCATCGCCGAGCTCTACGCGCAGGCGCTCGAGGCCGGCGGGTACGAGGTCGACCGCCAGTACCGCATCGGGCAGCGCGAGGTCTACCTGCCCGAACTCGAGGCCGGCACCATCGACCTGTTCCCCGAGTACACGGGCAACCTGCTGCAGTACTGGGAGCCCGACACCGAGGCGCGCCTGAGCGACGACGTCTACGCCGCGCTCGAGCAGGCCGCCCTCGACGGGCTGCGCGTGCTCGAGCAGTCGCCCGCCACCGACCAGGACTCGTACACCGTCACCCGCGAGTTCGCCGAGCAGTGGGACCTCGCCCAGGTCGACGACCTGGCCGGCGTGGACGAGCCGCTCACACTCGGAGCCAACTCCGAAGCCGAGAGCCGCCCCTACGGCCCGGACGGCCTCGCCGAGGTCTACGGCGTCGAGGGTGTCGGGTTCACGCCCATCGAGGACGGCGGAGGCCCCCTCACGGTGAAGGCGCTGCGCGACGGCTCGATCCAGCTCGCCATCATCTACACCGCCGACCCGACCGTCGCCGAGAACGACCTCGTCGCCCTCGAGGACACGAAGGGCCTCTTCCTCGCCTCCCACGTCGTGCCGCTCGCGAGCGACCGCGTCGACGAGGGCGCCGAGCAGATCATCGACGAGGTCAGCGCCGCGCTCACCGCCGACGACCTCGTGGCGATGAACGGTCGCAGCGTGAACGACGAGCTGGCCGCCGACCGTATCGCAGGCGACTGGCTCGCCGAGAAGGGCCTCGTCTGAGACGGGCGGCGCGGCGGGTCCGCGAATCCGCCCGACTTCGTCCCATGAGAACCGGAGAATTCAGTGTCGTTCATGGGACGAAGTCGGGCCGATTCCGCTTGGTCCGGTGGGGGCGCCGCTCGATCCGCCCGCGGGTTCTGAGAGGATACGTTCCATGAGCACCATCAGCGTCGACCTCGCGATCATCGGCTCGGGATCGGGCAACTCGCTCGTCACCCCCTTCTGGGACGACAAGCGGGTCGCGATCGCCGAGCAGGGCGTCTTCGGCGGCACCTGCCTCAACGTGGGCTGCATCCCCACCAAGATGTACGTGCGGCCCGCCGCGCTCGCGCGCACCCCCGAGGAGGCCGCACGGCTCGGCGTCGAGATGCGCACCGAGTCGGTCGACTGGCGCGCGATCCGCGACCGCATCTTCTCGCGCATCGACGCGATCTCCGAGGCCGGAGAGCGGTATCGCGCCGAGGAGCTCGACCACGTCGAACTGATCTCCCGGCGGGTGCGCCTCGACGGGCCGCGGGCGCTCGTCGTCGACGGGCCGGGTGGCCCGGACGCCCGAGCCGCGTCCGAGCGGGACGCGTCCGAGCGGGGCGCGGGCGAGACGGGCTCCGATGCGGACGCCCGCGACGCGGTCGCGCGCGTCGAGGCCGGGCAGCTGGTGATCGCCGCCGGCTCGCGGCCCGTGATGCCCGACATCCCCGGCATCGACCTGCCGGGCGTGCACACCTCCGACACGGTGATGCGCGTCGACGAGCTGCCCGCGCGCGTGGTCGTGATCGGCGGCGGCTACATCGCGTGCGAGTTCGCCGCCATCTTCTCGGGCCTCGGCTCGCAGGTCGTGCAGGTCGTGCGCGGAGACCGTCTGCTGCGCCGCCTCGACGACGAGATCGCGGGGTGCTTCACCGCCGAGGCGGGCCGTCGCTGGGACGTGCGGCTCGAGTGCTCCGTGCGCGCCATCCGCGTCGACGCCGCGCTCGCGGGCGGCGCGAGCGGGCTCGTCGCCGAGGTCGGGCGCTCGGGTGAGACGGGCACCGAGGCGATCCGCGCCGACATCGTGCTCGTGGCGACCGGGCGCCGGCCCAACTCCGACCTGGTGGGCGCCGCCCAGGCGGGCCTCGACCTGCACGACGACGGGCGGATCGCGGTCGACGAGTACCAGCGGGTGCTCTCGGGCGGCGAGCCCGTCGAGGGCGTCTACGCGCTCGGCGACGTGTGCTCGCCGTTCCAGCTCAAGCACGTCGCGAACCACGAGGCGCGGGTGGTCGCGCACAACCTCGAGCACCCGAACGAGCTGCGGCGATCCCGGCACGAGGCCGTGCCCGCGGCCGTGTTCAGCGACCCCGAGCTCGCCCAGGTCGGACTCACCGAAGCCGAGGCGGCCGAGTCGATCGGGGCCGAGCACGTCACCGCGAAGGTGCAGCGCTACGGCGACACCGCCTACGGCTGGGCGATGGAAGACGGCACGGGCGTGTTCAAGGTGGTCGCCGACCGCCGCGACGGGCGCATCCTCGGGGCGCACGCGATGGGGTATCAGGCCTCCAACCTGATCCAGGTCGTCGTGATGGCCATGAGCTTCGGTGTCGACGCGCACACGGCGGCGCGCGGCCAGTACTGGATCCACCCGGCCCTCATGGAGGTCGTCGAGAACGCGCTGCTCGGCCTCGACGTGCCGAGGGGCGACGCGCTCTGACGGACCCGCCCCGAGGTCGTCGAGGAGCGCGGTTCTCCTCGACGGGGCGGCCGTATCCGCTCCCCGAGCCCGTCGAAGGGGCAGGGCGCGCCCCGTTCCCCGAGCCTGCCGAAGGGGGCGGCGGTTGCCTGCGACGTGCTCAGGGAGCGCGGGCGCTCAGCCCGCGAGCAGCGCCGGAAACACGAAGTCGGTGTTGAGGGGCGCCATATCGGCGCGCTCGGCCGACGGATGCACCCACTCGAGGTGCTCGATCTCGGCCCGGGGCTCCGCCGTGGCGGCCGCCGTGACGAGCGGGTGCTCGAACACCGAGGCTTCGACGGTGTGGCCGGGCTCGTTCGCCGCCACGGCCCGGAACACGCCCAGCTCGCGCAGCCGATCCCGGTCGAGCGCGATCCCGAGCTCCTCCTCGAACTCCCGCACGGCGGTGTCGCGAGGATCCTCGCCCGCCTCGTGCTTGCCGCCCGGCAGCATGAGCGAGCCGGTGCCCCGCTTGCGCACGTTGAGCACGCGGCCGGACTCGTCGCGCATCACGACGGCGCTCACGCGGATGAGGAGGGTCTCTGCTGCAGCGGTCACCCGTCGAGCCTAACGCCGGTGGGCCTACTGCGCGTAGCCGGGCGCGGCGGGCAGCCCGAA
The genomic region above belongs to Leucobacter muris and contains:
- a CDS encoding NUDIX hydrolase; translated protein: MTAAAETLLIRVSAVVMRDESGRVLNVRKRGTGSLMLPGGKHEAGEDPRDTAVREFEEELGIALDRDRLRELGVFRAVAANEPGHTVEASVFEHPLVTAAATAEPRAEIEHLEWVHPSAERADMAPLNTDFVFPALLAG
- a CDS encoding mycothione reductase; translation: MSTISVDLAIIGSGSGNSLVTPFWDDKRVAIAEQGVFGGTCLNVGCIPTKMYVRPAALARTPEEAARLGVEMRTESVDWRAIRDRIFSRIDAISEAGERYRAEELDHVELISRRVRLDGPRALVVDGPGGPDARAASERDASERGAGETGSDADARDAVARVEAGQLVIAAGSRPVMPDIPGIDLPGVHTSDTVMRVDELPARVVVIGGGYIACEFAAIFSGLGSQVVQVVRGDRLLRRLDDEIAGCFTAEAGRRWDVRLECSVRAIRVDAALAGGASGLVAEVGRSGETGTEAIRADIVLVATGRRPNSDLVGAAQAGLDLHDDGRIAVDEYQRVLSGGEPVEGVYALGDVCSPFQLKHVANHEARVVAHNLEHPNELRRSRHEAVPAAVFSDPELAQVGLTEAEAAESIGAEHVTAKVQRYGDTAYGWAMEDGTGVFKVVADRRDGRILGAHAMGYQASNLIQVVVMAMSFGVDAHTAARGQYWIHPALMEVVENALLGLDVPRGDAL
- a CDS encoding ABC transporter permease, translated to MSWLLANWQPVAGLALDHLLLSLPAILVSVLVAVPIGRLAFRRPRIGGPLLSVATLAYAIPALPLLIIIPAVTGTPLRSWQTMVAALTVYGVALLVRTACDAFTAVDPQLRDAAVATGYSPRGLFWRVDLPLAVPVLVSGVRVVTVSTISLVTLGALIGVPGLGTLLTDGFQRGIAAEVWTGVITTAVLALLLDAAVLGIGRALAPWTRRVRS
- a CDS encoding ABC transporter substrate-binding protein is translated as MTARPQPHTPARPLGRRTWRRTAIAAGALALSAALLTACGGGGDPLAEPGAEPTAGDAIVIGSQDYYSNEIIAELYAQALEAGGYEVDRQYRIGQREVYLPELEAGTIDLFPEYTGNLLQYWEPDTEARLSDDVYAALEQAALDGLRVLEQSPATDQDSYTVTREFAEQWDLAQVDDLAGVDEPLTLGANSEAESRPYGPDGLAEVYGVEGVGFTPIEDGGGPLTVKALRDGSIQLAIIYTADPTVAENDLVALEDTKGLFLASHVVPLASDRVDEGAEQIIDEVSAALTADDLVAMNGRSVNDELAADRIAGDWLAEKGLV
- a CDS encoding ABC transporter permease, whose amino-acid sequence is MTPAALGLFGEALAWLVDPAHWSGAGGIPNRALQHLGVTALALVIAAAVALPAGVLIGHTRRGSGLVGGLTGAARALPTLGLLTLFGLAFGIGLTAPLLALVVLAVPSLLAGAYAGVQAIDAAVPAAAKAVGFSPAQVILRVELPLSLPVMVGGIRAATLQVVSTATLAAYTADIGLGRYLFAGLKSRDYAQMLAGALLVVVITLLLELLLAACQRVATARFGRPGSRAPRSRAQRSRTADGEPAAPTPATSTIHREEARS